One genomic window of Corallococcus caeni includes the following:
- a CDS encoding SRPBCC family protein: MNPPAIIQLDHVYAHPPAAVWKALTDPALHAKWWAAGDVRPVVGHRFTLDMGAWGQQPCEVLVVEPERLLKYSFATGTLDTTLTWRLTPEGTGTRLTLTHEGFNLDSPMGRRAFEGMKPGWPGLLARLGTALGV; encoded by the coding sequence ATGAATCCCCCCGCCATCATCCAGCTGGACCACGTGTATGCCCATCCGCCCGCCGCCGTGTGGAAGGCCCTGACGGACCCGGCGCTGCACGCGAAGTGGTGGGCCGCGGGCGACGTGCGGCCCGTCGTGGGCCACCGCTTCACGCTCGACATGGGCGCCTGGGGTCAGCAGCCGTGCGAGGTGCTCGTGGTGGAGCCGGAGCGGCTGCTCAAATACAGCTTCGCGACGGGCACGCTGGACACGACCCTCACCTGGCGCCTCACGCCGGAGGGCACCGGGACGCGCCTCACCCTCACGCACGAGGGCTTCAACCTGGACTCGCCCATGGGCCGCCGCGCCTTCGAGGGGATGAAGCCGGGCTGGCCGGGGCTGCTCGCACGGTTGGGAACCGCACTCGGCGTCTGA
- a CDS encoding ArsR/SmtB family transcription factor, with product MPEADVFSALANPVRREILMQLRKGPRAVNDLASGFDLGRPAVSEHLQVLRKAQLVREEPRGRERYYHLDPRPLSEVDDWLKAFTHYWKQRLAALEDVLDEESRK from the coding sequence ATGCCCGAAGCGGATGTCTTTTCGGCGCTCGCCAATCCGGTGCGCCGCGAAATCCTGATGCAGCTGCGCAAGGGGCCGCGCGCGGTGAACGACCTGGCGAGCGGCTTCGACCTGGGCCGTCCCGCCGTCTCCGAACACCTCCAGGTCCTGCGCAAGGCGCAGCTCGTCCGCGAGGAGCCGCGCGGCCGGGAGCGCTACTACCACCTGGATCCGCGTCCGCTGTCGGAGGTGGACGACTGGCTCAAGGCCTTCACGCACTACTGGAAGCAGCGGCTTGCCGCGCTCGAGGACGTGCTCGACGAGGAGTCACGCAAATGA
- a CDS encoding extracellular catalytic domain type 1 short-chain-length polyhydroxyalkanoate depolymerase — MSVTRKVQAMSRMAVGLCALFAVLAATPAHAGEWVHGVYTNVWGTRSFQLWVPTGYQPGEPLPLVVGLHGCLQNPDQFAGLTRLNAKADVERFLVLYPNQAMFANGTQCWNFMFSSNQERGIGEPSLIVGMVDWVKDHYAVDSRRVYLGGVSAGAVMTSILMACYSDVFTAGMVGAGAMYKAATTASGSLYAMTFGSIYSPDDRGYDAWACSGKPRRKVPVLVVHGTADDVVNPINGQQTARQFLQTNDYGDDGANNNSVSNTPARVTSAVSPGGRKYTVRDYVSNGVLLVQHVEIQGMGHAWPGGDGAFPFADPAGPDGTTLMWDFFKQHSR; from the coding sequence ATGTCGGTGACTCGGAAGGTCCAGGCCATGTCACGCATGGCGGTGGGGCTGTGCGCGCTGTTCGCGGTGCTGGCGGCCACGCCGGCCCATGCGGGCGAGTGGGTCCACGGCGTCTATACGAACGTCTGGGGCACCCGGAGCTTCCAGCTCTGGGTCCCCACCGGCTACCAGCCCGGCGAGCCGCTGCCGCTCGTCGTCGGGCTGCATGGCTGTCTTCAGAACCCGGATCAGTTCGCCGGCCTCACGCGGCTGAACGCGAAGGCGGACGTGGAGCGGTTCCTGGTGCTCTATCCCAACCAGGCGATGTTCGCGAACGGCACCCAGTGCTGGAACTTCATGTTCTCCTCCAACCAGGAGCGGGGCATTGGCGAGCCGTCACTCATCGTCGGCATGGTGGACTGGGTGAAGGACCACTACGCCGTGGACTCACGCCGCGTCTACCTGGGCGGCGTCTCCGCGGGCGCGGTGATGACCAGCATCTTGATGGCCTGCTACTCGGATGTGTTCACCGCGGGCATGGTGGGCGCGGGCGCCATGTACAAGGCGGCCACCACGGCGTCCGGCAGCCTCTACGCCATGACCTTCGGCAGCATCTACTCGCCGGATGACCGGGGTTACGACGCGTGGGCGTGCTCGGGCAAGCCGCGCCGGAAGGTGCCGGTGCTCGTGGTGCACGGCACGGCGGACGACGTCGTCAATCCCATCAATGGACAGCAGACCGCGCGCCAGTTCCTCCAGACCAATGACTACGGCGACGACGGCGCGAACAACAACAGCGTGTCCAACACCCCGGCCCGGGTGACGTCCGCTGTTTCACCCGGCGGCCGCAAGTACACCGTGAGGGATTACGTCTCCAACGGCGTGCTCCTGGTCCAGCACGTCGAAATCCAGGGCATGGGGCACGCGTGGCCCGGCGGTGACGGTGCCTTCCCGTTCGCGGACCCCGCGGGTCCCGACGGCACCACCCTCATGTGGGACTTCTTCAAGCAACACTCCCGCTGA
- a CDS encoding alpha/beta fold hydrolase: MPTFSLPDGVTLHFQESGEGAPVLLLHGLGSSGSDWELVAPRLSAHHRVLIPDARGHGQSDKPAGAYGVALFARDIAALCDGMGLSQVHVVGLSMGGMMGFQLAVDRPDLVRSLTVVNSGPDMVARTLRRKLEFAARLLVLRFLGPRELAKRIAPKLFPKPEQEDLRRRAIESLGANAPDVYLRATRGLAGWSVLDRLKDITCPVLVLHSERDYTPLSTKQAYAGQLADAWLHVLTDSGHAAPVDQPGQVADVVERFLREVESPGRMARPG, encoded by the coding sequence ATGCCCACGTTCTCCCTTCCCGACGGCGTCACCCTGCACTTCCAGGAGTCCGGCGAGGGGGCGCCCGTGCTGCTCCTCCACGGGCTGGGTTCGTCGGGCAGCGACTGGGAGCTGGTGGCGCCCCGGCTGTCGGCGCACCACCGCGTGCTCATTCCGGACGCACGGGGCCATGGCCAGAGCGACAAGCCCGCGGGTGCATACGGCGTGGCCCTCTTCGCCCGCGACATCGCCGCGCTGTGCGACGGGATGGGGCTGTCCCAGGTGCACGTCGTCGGGCTGTCCATGGGCGGGATGATGGGCTTCCAGCTGGCGGTGGACCGGCCGGACCTGGTGCGCAGCCTGACCGTGGTCAACAGCGGGCCGGACATGGTGGCGCGCACGCTGCGCCGGAAGCTGGAGTTCGCGGCGCGCCTGCTGGTGCTGCGCTTCCTGGGCCCCCGGGAGCTGGCGAAGCGCATCGCCCCGAAGCTGTTCCCCAAGCCGGAGCAGGAGGACCTGCGCCGCCGGGCCATTGAATCCCTGGGCGCCAACGCGCCGGACGTGTACCTGCGCGCGACGCGGGGACTGGCCGGATGGAGCGTCCTGGACCGGCTGAAGGACATCACCTGTCCCGTGCTCGTGCTGCACTCCGAACGGGACTACACGCCGCTGTCCACGAAGCAGGCCTATGCGGGCCAGCTCGCGGACGCATGGCTCCATGTGCTGACGGATTCCGGGCATGCCGCGCCCGTGGATCAACCCGGACAGGTCGCCGACGTGGTGGAGAGGTTCCTCCGGGAGGTCGAGTCACCCGGGCGCATGGCGCGTCCTGGCTGA
- a CDS encoding TetR/AcrR family transcriptional regulator — protein sequence MASSSPSRLRARKAVLPASASADGTRRRILETALQLFASRGFHDASIRDLAKELELRPSALYAHFPSKEHVLAELVRLGHEAHHEGLRTALLGAGAKPVEQLRALVRAHTQLHANHPQLAVVVNDEIHALPPELAAPSLALREQSSALLLAVIERGRAQGVFSVPNAGVVAAAISAMGLRLPYWFEPTPALDVEALADLHAELALRMLGVKAGK from the coding sequence ATGGCGTCCTCGTCTCCCTCCCGGCTTCGCGCGCGCAAGGCGGTGCTTCCGGCCTCGGCGTCGGCCGATGGCACGCGTCGCCGCATCCTTGAGACCGCGCTCCAGCTCTTCGCGAGCCGGGGCTTCCACGACGCGTCCATCCGGGACCTGGCGAAGGAGCTGGAGCTTCGGCCCAGCGCGCTCTACGCGCACTTCCCCTCCAAGGAGCACGTACTCGCGGAGCTGGTGCGCCTGGGGCATGAGGCGCACCACGAGGGCTTGCGCACGGCGCTGCTCGGCGCGGGGGCGAAGCCAGTGGAGCAGCTCCGGGCCCTGGTCCGGGCGCACACGCAGCTGCACGCGAACCATCCGCAGCTGGCCGTGGTGGTGAACGACGAAATCCATGCCCTGCCGCCGGAGCTGGCGGCGCCTTCGCTGGCGCTGCGGGAGCAGTCGTCGGCCCTGCTGCTCGCGGTCATCGAGCGGGGGCGCGCGCAGGGCGTGTTCTCCGTGCCGAACGCGGGCGTCGTCGCCGCGGCCATCTCCGCCATGGGGCTGCGGCTGCCCTACTGGTTCGAGCCCACGCCCGCGCTCGACGTGGAGGCGCTGGCGGACCTGCACGCGGAGCTGGCGCTGCGCATGCTGGGGGTCAAGGCCGGGAAGTGA
- a CDS encoding AraC family transcriptional regulator yields MDVLADSLRSLRLKTEVYGRLELSAPWGIKLDLGLPGFFHAVSRGSCWLEVEGQRLALAAGDWVFILGSAPHALRDAPRTRTRPLPELYEETGARCGGVLRHGGDGLQTTLISFSFGFAGAWLDRLLAGLPRVLHVRGDGSGSTRQVESVIQLVAAEMEAGRPGHELVATRLADVLFIHALRMHVEAFPEGKGGWLRALEDPQLGRVLQQLHERPQHPWTVEAMAKLASMSRSTFAARFQQVLGESPLTYLTQWRMHTATRLMAESDASMSAIAEAVGYETDSAFGKAFKRHVGHTPAAWRRKLHPEPITSRP; encoded by the coding sequence ATGGACGTCCTGGCGGATTCGCTTCGCAGCCTGCGGTTGAAGACGGAGGTGTACGGCCGGCTGGAGCTGAGCGCGCCGTGGGGCATCAAGCTCGACCTGGGGCTCCCGGGCTTCTTCCACGCGGTGTCTCGCGGTAGCTGCTGGCTGGAGGTGGAGGGCCAGCGCCTCGCGCTCGCGGCGGGCGACTGGGTCTTCATCCTGGGCAGCGCGCCCCACGCATTGCGCGACGCACCCCGCACGCGCACGCGCCCCCTGCCGGAGCTCTACGAGGAGACGGGTGCCCGGTGTGGCGGCGTCCTGCGCCACGGCGGAGACGGGCTCCAGACGACGCTCATCTCCTTCAGCTTCGGGTTCGCGGGGGCGTGGCTCGACCGGCTCCTCGCGGGCCTGCCCCGGGTGCTGCACGTCCGGGGCGACGGGAGCGGCTCCACGCGTCAGGTGGAGTCCGTCATCCAGCTCGTCGCCGCGGAGATGGAAGCCGGGCGGCCCGGGCACGAGCTCGTCGCCACGCGGCTGGCGGACGTCCTGTTCATCCACGCGCTGCGCATGCACGTGGAGGCGTTCCCCGAAGGCAAGGGCGGCTGGCTGAGGGCGCTGGAGGACCCGCAGCTGGGCCGCGTCCTGCAACAACTGCATGAGCGGCCCCAGCACCCGTGGACGGTGGAGGCCATGGCGAAGCTGGCCAGCATGTCGCGCTCGACGTTCGCGGCGCGCTTCCAGCAGGTCCTTGGCGAAAGCCCCCTGACGTACCTGACGCAGTGGCGGATGCACACCGCCACGCGGCTGATGGCGGAGAGCGATGCGTCCATGAGCGCCATCGCGGAGGCCGTGGGCTACGAGACGGACAGCGCCTTCGGCAAGGCCTTCAAGCGGCACGTGGGCCACACGCCCGCCGCCTGGCGCCGCAAGCTCCACCCGGAGCCCATCACTTCCCGGCCTTGA
- a CDS encoding alpha/beta fold hydrolase, translating into MNTPSTATRSRPFHLLRAGWAASVPLVCLATLAVLLAPHVRGIGFFPALRFAVVAPACLLVCVAAAFLYPVLVGRTSRPRLMLAAVLVGFAVLVLVGMAVQGPEGLVLAAAPALLGGAVAASWLVARFVDRPRWSRVGSAALLLLGVLEVVGVVRAVSSERASPVRELADAGSRFITLPSGARIHYVEQGQGETLLFLHGNPAWSYQWRELIRGLRGSYRCIALDYPGFGLSEAPAGFGFTPREQSLVVEEFAEQLQLRDVTLVMQDWGGPIGLGFAGRRPELVKRVVLGSTWAWPTSTGEPRGIFSVIAGGPVGEFLQLNFNGFASFGLQNGVVHAMPTDVLETYLQPFVPLERRGIAAFYPGQITAATAYFQEVEAGLPRLADKEALLFWAHLDQGFPKSDTERFEKVFPRHRTVGLPNANHFFFEDTAGQVIAEVRAFIPAAHP; encoded by the coding sequence ATGAACACTCCATCGACAGCGACGCGCTCCCGGCCCTTCCATCTGCTTCGGGCCGGGTGGGCCGCCTCCGTTCCCCTCGTGTGCCTCGCGACCCTCGCCGTGCTCCTGGCTCCGCACGTCCGTGGCATCGGCTTCTTCCCGGCGCTTCGCTTCGCGGTCGTCGCGCCCGCGTGTCTGCTCGTCTGCGTCGCCGCGGCCTTCCTGTATCCCGTGCTCGTGGGGCGGACGTCGCGTCCCCGGCTCATGCTGGCGGCGGTGCTCGTCGGGTTCGCGGTGCTGGTCCTTGTCGGCATGGCGGTGCAGGGACCCGAAGGGCTGGTGCTCGCGGCGGCGCCCGCGCTGCTCGGTGGCGCTGTCGCGGCGTCCTGGCTGGTCGCGCGCTTCGTGGACCGTCCCCGGTGGTCGCGCGTGGGCAGCGCCGCGCTCCTGTTGCTGGGCGTGCTGGAGGTCGTGGGCGTCGTCCGGGCGGTGTCGAGCGAGCGCGCATCTCCGGTGCGCGAGCTGGCGGACGCGGGCTCCCGGTTCATCACGCTGCCGAGCGGCGCGCGCATCCACTACGTGGAGCAAGGGCAGGGGGAGACGCTGCTCTTCCTTCACGGCAATCCCGCCTGGTCCTACCAGTGGCGCGAGCTGATCCGCGGGCTGCGCGGCTCGTACCGCTGCATCGCGCTCGACTACCCCGGCTTCGGCCTGTCGGAGGCTCCGGCGGGCTTTGGCTTCACGCCCCGGGAGCAGAGCCTGGTCGTGGAGGAGTTCGCCGAGCAGCTCCAGCTGCGTGACGTGACGCTGGTCATGCAGGACTGGGGCGGCCCGATTGGCCTGGGCTTCGCGGGGCGCCGGCCGGAGCTCGTGAAGCGCGTGGTGCTGGGCAGCACCTGGGCCTGGCCCACGAGCACGGGTGAGCCGCGCGGCATCTTCTCCGTCATCGCTGGTGGCCCCGTGGGCGAGTTCCTCCAGCTGAACTTCAACGGCTTCGCGTCCTTCGGCCTCCAGAACGGCGTGGTGCACGCAATGCCCACGGACGTCCTGGAGACCTATCTCCAGCCCTTCGTCCCACTGGAGCGCCGGGGCATCGCGGCCTTCTATCCTGGGCAGATCACCGCCGCGACGGCGTACTTCCAGGAGGTCGAGGCGGGCCTGCCGCGCCTGGCCGACAAGGAGGCCCTCCTCTTCTGGGCGCACCTGGACCAGGGCTTCCCAAAGAGTGACACCGAGCGCTTCGAGAAGGTCTTCCCCAGACACCGGACGGTCGGGCTTCCCAACGCCAACCACTTCTTCTTCGAGGACACGGCGGGGCAGGTGATCGCGGAGGTGCGCGCGTTCATCCCAGCGGCCCATCCCTGA
- a CDS encoding YfhO family protein, with protein sequence MTTPRARGRAGLPTVVGLLALLAFVYWPVLGGHLLAGRDLFRIFIPDSAFLLESLRAGEVPLWNPYPRLGQPFAATLYSQVYYPPRWAAVLLTGPIVSMTVMQLAHVALAAVGVFLLCRKLRASWPAAVVAGATFGLSTMMTRLGTQQNLVDAAAWSGLILGAALDATHRPGRGPLARLAVYGALSLFAGSPETTLWQGLVAVLVAGFAPRRVTGARVRAVARVTGGLALSGLLAGVALLPTAEFARSSLRMQGDWPWRLVWSTSWPQVLSALWPLADWPRGSYWGEDQWFILSLFLGTLPCAFAVLGAVRGPRRARPFAVGALVLVALSLGRHFAPAAWVLLHVPPFSLFRYPVKYFVGAALCVSVLSAFGVDALGRLARRLRPSRTRAAVAFVGMVGAMAAIGPVARLLSMRASAEAGAPWVPLCLGLAALVVLWPRGGFARPRRVRQGVAMLAVLEVAASHALLGRPQYTPLKTLLRPFSLSVFLPQPLPGRISVDIRSPEDPTRAGKGDTIERSLERLIPNRFVEERLPALEGFGAPEPLFSDVFHEAGQRPLYDLVGITHYLRQGPPPFDDLELLNTADDGTTLSRSSTALPRAFLVQRARVVTDAQALAAVEDVSQPFRHTAFLASGAPLERPECTGSVAWVRQGARHLELKVDACDESYLVVSDSHYPGWTATVDGQEVPIHRADLVLRAVRVPRGLHTVRFDYHPLSFRLGLALSVLGWMGLAAVALWRPRAP encoded by the coding sequence ATGACGACGCCGCGAGCGCGAGGACGGGCAGGGCTTCCCACCGTCGTGGGGCTGCTGGCGCTGCTCGCCTTCGTCTACTGGCCGGTGCTGGGCGGGCACCTGCTCGCGGGCCGGGACCTGTTCCGCATCTTCATCCCGGACTCGGCCTTCCTGCTGGAGTCGCTGCGCGCCGGTGAAGTGCCGCTGTGGAACCCCTACCCGCGCCTGGGTCAGCCGTTCGCGGCGACCCTCTATTCGCAGGTGTATTACCCGCCGCGCTGGGCCGCCGTGCTGCTCACGGGCCCCATTGTGTCCATGACGGTGATGCAGCTGGCGCACGTCGCGCTCGCGGCGGTGGGCGTGTTCCTGCTGTGCCGGAAGCTGCGCGCCTCCTGGCCCGCGGCCGTCGTCGCGGGCGCCACGTTCGGGCTGTCGACGATGATGACCCGGCTGGGCACCCAGCAGAACCTGGTCGACGCCGCCGCCTGGAGCGGCCTCATCCTGGGCGCCGCGCTCGACGCCACCCACCGCCCGGGGCGCGGGCCCCTGGCGAGGCTGGCGGTGTACGGGGCGCTGTCCCTGTTCGCGGGTTCGCCGGAGACCACGCTGTGGCAGGGGCTGGTCGCGGTGCTGGTGGCGGGCTTCGCGCCCCGGCGGGTGACGGGGGCTCGCGTGCGCGCGGTGGCGCGTGTGACGGGGGGGCTCGCGCTGTCGGGGCTGCTCGCCGGGGTGGCGCTCCTGCCCACCGCCGAGTTCGCGCGGAGCTCCCTCCGCATGCAGGGCGACTGGCCCTGGCGGCTCGTCTGGTCCACGTCGTGGCCTCAGGTGCTGTCCGCGCTGTGGCCGCTCGCGGACTGGCCCCGGGGCAGCTACTGGGGGGAAGACCAGTGGTTCATCCTCAGCCTCTTCCTGGGGACGCTGCCCTGCGCGTTCGCGGTGCTGGGTGCCGTGCGGGGGCCCCGGCGTGCCCGGCCCTTCGCGGTGGGCGCGCTCGTGCTCGTGGCGCTGAGCCTGGGCCGTCACTTCGCGCCCGCGGCCTGGGTGCTGCTGCACGTGCCCCCGTTCTCCCTCTTCCGCTACCCGGTGAAGTACTTCGTGGGGGCCGCGCTCTGCGTGTCCGTGCTGTCCGCCTTCGGGGTGGACGCGCTGGGCCGGCTCGCGCGGCGCCTTCGCCCTTCGCGCACGCGCGCGGCCGTGGCATTCGTGGGCATGGTGGGCGCAATGGCCGCCATCGGGCCCGTGGCCCGCCTTCTGTCCATGCGGGCCTCCGCCGAAGCGGGAGCCCCCTGGGTGCCCCTGTGTCTGGGATTGGCCGCGCTCGTGGTGCTCTGGCCTCGCGGCGGCTTCGCACGGCCCCGCCGGGTGCGGCAGGGCGTCGCGATGCTCGCGGTGCTGGAGGTGGCGGCGTCACACGCGCTGCTGGGCCGGCCGCAGTACACGCCCCTGAAAACGCTGCTGCGGCCCTTCTCCCTGAGCGTCTTCCTGCCCCAGCCCCTCCCGGGCCGCATCAGCGTGGACATCCGGAGCCCCGAGGACCCGACGCGCGCGGGCAAGGGGGACACCATCGAGCGCAGCCTCGAACGGCTCATCCCCAACCGCTTCGTCGAGGAGCGCCTGCCCGCGCTGGAGGGCTTCGGCGCCCCCGAGCCCCTGTTCTCGGATGTCTTCCATGAAGCGGGCCAGCGCCCCCTCTACGACCTCGTGGGCATCACCCACTACCTGCGCCAGGGGCCACCTCCTTTCGACGACCTGGAGCTGCTCAACACGGCGGACGACGGCACCACCCTGTCGCGCTCGAGCACCGCGCTGCCGCGCGCCTTCCTGGTGCAGCGCGCCCGCGTGGTGACGGATGCCCAGGCGCTCGCGGCGGTGGAGGATGTCTCTCAGCCCTTCCGGCACACGGCCTTCCTCGCTTCGGGCGCGCCGCTGGAGCGGCCCGAGTGCACGGGCTCCGTGGCGTGGGTGCGCCAGGGCGCGCGGCACCTGGAGTTGAAGGTGGATGCCTGCGACGAGAGCTACCTCGTCGTGTCCGACAGCCACTACCCGGGTTGGACCGCGACCGTGGACGGGCAGGAGGTGCCCATCCACCGGGCGGACCTGGTGCTGCGCGCCGTGCGGGTTCCGCGAGGCCTCCACACGGTCCGCTTCGACTACCACCCGCTGAGCTTCCGCCTGGGCCTGGCCCTGTCTGTCCTTGGCTGGATGGGGCTCGCGGCCGTGGCGCTCTGGCGTCCGCGGGCACCCTGA
- a CDS encoding DUF6068 family protein — protein sequence MADREPMRSRSFHVLLLLCTALVSGSACVGMKPVPLPPEAAASPWKYARVGDRVEYDFGSSFFNPYIPFDVLAFFQGKIREEPRGRSNQVEGRMALEVVAVRPPWAWLAITFTDDQGRPHPHRALAQAQVLPMRMEESRPRPPFEPTDGTVTQERYAAGGQTWDARRIVEDSRVSDGSLEVRVHAMVPGPLYLTQGLLEASSSPSGMGESVSFHLKLHSFRQGTLAAGEVPTLKHPLGPGTWYDVVKTDDGEPPKLHRYCMSAERGQLLTTKWTGTPGTAPPCGDFQGASSFSLAEALLGVIDQAATVFPGWPPVPGKVTSTRRETVTLGSHVIPARVCTQSFGQQDPSDAISQKVQYPEDPWGAELDGLSTWARFNALAESRYFGPTRDARQLEYSTALGDWGIWWKDGGN from the coding sequence ATGGCAGACAGGGAGCCCATGCGGTCCCGCTCCTTCCACGTCCTCCTCCTGTTGTGTACGGCACTCGTGTCAGGCTCTGCCTGCGTGGGCATGAAGCCCGTTCCCCTCCCACCGGAGGCCGCGGCTTCACCGTGGAAGTACGCACGCGTGGGAGACCGCGTCGAGTACGACTTCGGCAGCAGCTTCTTCAATCCCTACATCCCCTTCGACGTCCTCGCCTTCTTCCAGGGGAAGATCCGCGAGGAGCCCCGGGGACGTTCGAACCAGGTCGAGGGCCGGATGGCGTTGGAGGTCGTGGCCGTGAGGCCTCCGTGGGCGTGGCTCGCCATCACCTTCACGGACGACCAGGGCCGTCCCCACCCCCATCGCGCGCTCGCCCAGGCCCAGGTGCTGCCCATGCGGATGGAGGAGTCGCGGCCGCGCCCACCCTTCGAGCCCACGGACGGCACCGTCACGCAGGAGCGGTACGCCGCCGGAGGACAGACGTGGGACGCCCGGCGCATCGTGGAGGACTCCCGCGTCAGCGATGGCTCGCTGGAGGTCCGCGTCCACGCCATGGTGCCCGGGCCGCTGTACCTCACCCAGGGCCTGCTCGAAGCCAGCAGCAGTCCCTCCGGGATGGGAGAAAGCGTCTCCTTTCACCTCAAGCTCCATTCCTTCCGTCAGGGCACCCTCGCCGCTGGAGAGGTCCCCACCCTGAAGCACCCCCTGGGCCCGGGCACCTGGTACGACGTGGTGAAGACGGATGACGGCGAGCCCCCGAAGCTGCACCGCTACTGCATGAGCGCGGAGCGCGGTCAGCTGCTGACGACGAAGTGGACGGGCACCCCGGGCACGGCGCCTCCCTGCGGCGACTTCCAGGGTGCGTCCAGCTTCTCGCTGGCAGAGGCCCTGCTCGGCGTCATCGACCAGGCCGCGACCGTGTTTCCCGGGTGGCCGCCCGTCCCGGGCAAGGTCACGTCCACGCGCAGGGAGACGGTCACCCTGGGCTCGCACGTGATCCCCGCCAGGGTCTGTACGCAGTCGTTTGGCCAGCAAGACCCCTCCGACGCCATCTCACAGAAGGTCCAGTACCCGGAGGACCCGTGGGGTGCCGAACTCGACGGCCTCTCCACCTGGGCACGCTTCAACGCCCTGGCGGAGAGCCGCTATTTCGGCCCGACCCGGGATGCGCGTCAGCTTGAGTACTCCACGGCCCTGGGCGACTGGGGCATCTGGTGGAAGGATGGCGGGAACTGA
- a CDS encoding (2Fe-2S)-binding protein, whose translation MPAHQFMLNGQPVSVESPADLPLLWVLRDVLGVTGPKYGCGVGVCGACTSHLDGEAFRPCLHPVGEVAGREVRTIEGLADATGLHPVQQAWIAEDVAQCGFCQPGQIMAAVALLRKNPQPTDADIDAAMSDNVCRCGTYVRIRSAIHRAALLLRKGASLPDR comes from the coding sequence ATGCCGGCCCATCAATTCATGCTCAACGGTCAGCCGGTGTCGGTGGAATCGCCCGCGGACCTGCCCCTGCTGTGGGTGCTCCGCGACGTGCTGGGCGTCACGGGCCCCAAGTACGGCTGCGGCGTGGGCGTCTGCGGCGCGTGCACCAGCCACCTGGACGGCGAGGCCTTCCGCCCCTGCCTCCACCCCGTGGGCGAAGTCGCGGGCCGCGAGGTGAGGACCATCGAGGGCCTCGCGGACGCGACCGGACTGCACCCGGTGCAGCAGGCGTGGATCGCCGAGGACGTGGCCCAGTGCGGCTTCTGCCAGCCGGGGCAGATCATGGCCGCCGTCGCGCTGCTGCGGAAGAACCCCCAGCCGACCGACGCGGACATCGACGCGGCCATGAGCGACAACGTCTGCCGCTGCGGCACCTACGTCCGCATCCGCTCCGCCATCCACCGCGCCGCGCTGCTCTTGCGGAAGGGAGCGAGCCTCCCGGATAGGTGA